The Sphingobacterium lactis sequence CGCGATGGGCTTGCTCCAGATTGCCCGTGAAGCAATGGAAGATCCCGAATAGCCGTTCGTCCTTTTCGGACTCCAAGACCTCGAATACCTCATCGAAAGCCTCTCGGCAATGGATGGAAATCGGTAAGCCCATTTCTTTCGCCCAGCGGATCTGCTGGCGGAAGGCTTCCTGTTGCCAGGCTAGTGTGGACTTGTCCCAATAGAGGTCAATGCCGATCTCACCGATCGCATAGATCTTGGCCGTATCGATGCGCTGACGGATGGTAGCCAATACCTCCTGGAAATTTTCCTTTACGTCGCATGGGTGCAACCCCAACATGGGGAAACAATTCGATGGGTAGGCATCGACCGTTTCGAAGACCTTTTCCATCGAGTCGATATCGACATTCGGAAGGAATAGACGGGTAATACCCTGATCAAAACAACGCTGCATCTGCTCCGCCAATTTAGGGGTGCCTGCATGGTAGTAAATATGGGTATGTGTATCCGTTAAGGTCTGATTCTTTAGGTCAATTTGCGCTGCCATGGTGCCAAAGTTAACATATTGTTAGTTAACCTGTTTGAAATGAATAAAAAAACGCAGTTATCATAATGAAAACTGCGTTTTTTTAAGAATATTGTAATTTATCACCTGTTTAGTTAACAGGAATTTGAGTAGGTGCTCCAGTCGGTGGAGTTACCTGTGGTGTATCACCTTTAGGGCCTGCAATGATGTCCGTGATTTCCACATCAAACACCAATGGTGCATACGGTGGAATCAAGTTGCTTTGCTGACGCTCACCATAACCTAAAGCTGAAGGAATGATGAAAGTAGCTTTTGATCCTTTTTTCAATAATTGAAGACCTTCAGTCCATCCTTGAATCACTGGTGTGTGTCCGATACGAACGCGCAATGGCTCATATTGTTTCATCGGGTGGAAGCTGTTTTCTTTCTTCGCGATATCCAAATTGCTGGTATCGAAAACTTTTCCATTCGTTAATTTACCGGTATAGTTCAATACTACGGTATCACCAACTACAGGATTAGCACCTTTACCTTCTTCTTTGATTACGTACTGTAAACCTGAAGCAGTTTTCTTTGGTTGCAATTTGTTTTTTTCAACGAATCCAGCGATTTTGCTCTCTTCTGCTTTCTTCAAGCCTTCCATTTCGCCCATGTAGTATTTGTTTACTTGGTCAAAAAGTGCTGAATCAGTTAAGTTACCTTTCTTAAAGTGTTTTTTGACTTTAATCGTGAATTGGATGTACTTGTCTGCGAATTCTGGTTTAGGTTGTCCAGTTCTAGCAGCCATGGTATCTAAATCCAATTTAAATACGGCGCTATCACCTTCACCTAACATTTTTAGGATTGTGTTATTGTCACCTGGGTAACCACCTTGCATTAAGGAATCTGGAACGATAGGTGCAATCTGCGGTAATCCAAGGTCATATGTGCTAGCCAAAAGGGAGTCACGGTCTGTTTTAACAACGATGTCCATGGCAAGAACGTCACCACCTACTGCTTTTTCGCTGGCTTTGTCCTCGAAGAACTTGTATTCTAGGCCACCTTCGCCTTTTTTGAAATTCTGGCAAGATGCAAGCGCTAGACCTGCTACTGCTGTTAATACTAAAATTGATTTTTTCATTTTTCTATTTATAACGCTTATTATATGCTTATGTTAAATACTCTTTATATTCCGGTAATACCGATTTGAAACGGTTCACGACAGTCTGTAGATCTTCCGTTGAATTTCCACCGGCAGCATTCAAATGGCCACCGCCATTGAAATGTTTCTTGCAGATTTCATTGCAAGGGATATCGCCAATGGAACGCAAAGATAATTTAATTAATTCAGTTCTATCAACAAATAGTCCTGCCAATCGAATGCCTTTGATCGATAGGGCGTAGTTCACCAACCCTTCGGTATCACCAGTGGTCACATTGAACTTCTGCAGATCCTCGCGGGTCAAAGCAAAAAGTGCTGTATGGTATTCCGGAATCACTTCCAGGCAATTCAGTAGGCAATAGCCCAAGAATTTTAATCGGTTCTCCGTAGAGCTGTTGTAGATGTTCTCATGGATCTCCCAGTTTCGTGCGCCTGCATCAATCAGGTTGGCAATGATATGGTGAACGGCAGAGGTGGTTGACTTGAAGCGGAACGATCCAGTATCCGTCATAATACCGGTATATAGGCAACTGGCAATTACATCATCAATACCTTCCTTGTCGTTATAGACGTCGGCAATAAAAGTATACACCAGCTGAGCAGTTGCTGCAGCATTGGAATCCCAATAGGACACCTGTGCGAAATCTTCGGGATCCAGGTGATGGTCGATCATCCATTTCTGCCCTTTGGCTGCGCGGATAACCGGTTCCAGGATATTGGTACGGGAAAGTGCACTGTAATCCAAACAGAAAATAATCGCTGCCTCATCGAACAGTTGTTGTGCACGATCTGGCTGTTCCGGATAATAGATCAAGGTCTCAAAACCGGGCATCCACTCCAAGAAGGCAGGGAAATCCGAAGAAAGCACAACATGCACGTCATGTCCCTTCTTTTTCAACCAATGGTATAGACCCAATGACGAGCCTAACGCATCGCCATCCGGTTTATGATGGGTTGTGATGATAATCTTCTTAGGTTTAGCTAGTTCTGTTAAAAATTCTTCTCCTTGTAACATACGTATTTTGTGATTGCAAACCTACTGAAAAAAAATCTGCAAATAAAAAAAATTAACGGCTAAAGTTGTACCGCTTGCAAATTAAGCGATGTCCTGAAAAGCTTGATTACGAACAGCTTAATGCCTGTAGGCATAAAGTTTGAAATCGCGCTTCGTACTGATCAAGTAATTGCCTGTATTGTAATTGATTTTACCATAGTAAAATAGGGGCTGCGCTTCCAATGGGAATCCTTCCAGCACGCCACCATCCGAATTGAAGACATAAATCAGGTTATTTCCCTGAACGGCAATCCCCAGCTGTTTCATACCCCCTGGAGCAGGGAAGAACAAGGGCTCGTCGGCAATATTCTGTGAGAATGTATAGTCAAAAACAGGACGCAACGGGTCCGCCAATTCATACACCTGCAAAACATTGCCATCTGTAATCAGCATTTCCGGTGTGGAATTGCCTTGTATGTTTTCTACATATACCTTGAATCCGGAGCGCCAAGTACCTTCCGTGACAACCTTCGTCGTGCCATCACCTTGGATTTCATGCACCTGGCCAGCATCATCAACGGCATAGAATATGTAACGGTTGTCCCTGTTCAATACAGCCAATGGGCTCACGAAATTCACGTCGCCTTCCAGATCGATCTGCTTGGCTTCATTTCCGGAAGCATCAAAAAAGTAGATGCGCCCGTAGCTGGTCTGCACCACGATCTGATTGTCCAACAATTGCGGCAAACCGAGGATTTCCCCTTCCACCTGTACATTGTCCCAGCCTGTAATCGGTCCGCCATCCATGTCGTATGCTAAAAGGCGGGAGGAAGCAGGGATAATTATACGTTCCTGACCATCCCAATCCACCACGATGGGTTTTCCGGTTGGCTCAGCTGGTAAGCTCGTGGAGAAACCACTGAGGTTCTTGCCTTCGGTATCCATCCGGTATAGTCTTCTGCGATCCGTTACGGCCAAGAGGCTGCGGTCCTTCAATTGTTGGATGCCGCCTACTAATCTTCCCGCAACTAGGGTAGACCATTGTTTGGTTCCCGATGGGTGAATGGCATGTAGGGTATGGTCCTGCTCCTGTGCGATGATCATCTGTGACGTGTCCGCATATTCGAAGACATACGGGCCATTGATCAGGCGGCTGCCCAATTTATATTCCCATTCCGCATTTTCGCCCAGGCGATTCTTGCTCTTGTAGATGGCGTAGAATCGGCTCAGGAAATTGCCGCCATTTCCGGACAGCTGCAGCGACCACGAGTAAAATTCTTGGTAGCCATATTCTTCATCGTTGCGGAAGTTCCTGCTGTATTTATCATTCAGCACATTCTGAAGGAAATTCTTCGCATTGCCGGAGTTCAGGAAGAACGTCACATTGGCTTCATTTCCCTGAATCTGTTCATAATTCTTGAATCCCAATTCACCGACCAAGAGATCCCGTCGGTTCCACTTGCGGCGGTATTCTGTGAGGGTACTCTGATGGTTCGCCATAACCAATAGGTCATCGATCAAGATGAAATAAGGTCTGGAAAAAGCTTTCAGGCCATCCCCAAAAAAACGGTATGGCATATTCGCATAGCGGAATCGGTAGATGCTGTCACCAACGCTCTCCGCAAAGTCACTGAGCGTGGAGTCCAATACTGTAGTGTCCTTAAGGCTCACAAATCCCAGATAGTCCGAATTGGTCTGCTCCACGACGGCAAAATTACCGGCCAGGTTGTTCCGGAAAGCATCCAGCATGCCTTCTTTTTCTTTTTTCAACTGTGTTTCCTGTCCCTGCAATTGCTTGAAGTTGTCCTGCGTGGATTGCCAGCGACTGAGGTCCGAAAACCAAGTCGAAGCATCACTGAAGGAATATTCAATGAAAATCATGCTGTTGGATGGGAAATAGTTGTACAACCGTTGGGTTGATTTCTGTTGGTTGGCAAAAAGCGCTATATATTCCTTTTCGGTATCGACCAATTCACTTTCCCCGGTCAGCATCAGGGCATCATTCTTATAGTTGATGTTCCAGACGGTTTGTCCTTTTAGATTGATGAACTGCCGAAGGAAATCACCCGCTCTATTTTTCTTGAATGCTGCTACGAAAGCGGGCATATTTTGTTGTGGCAAATAGACGGTGAAAGGGGCATTTCTGTTGTTGTGCTCATTGAAGAACGTCAATTGTTCCTCATTTAATTTCGGGGTCTTCCTATCATTGATCTTGAACAACAGTTCTTTGTCAAAGCTGGCAAAGAAGATGTTCTCCAGGTAAGAAACATAGAAGATGGAATCGGTCAATTTATGGTCTCGTTCAACGGTATCTTTTTCCGTTTTAAGAAACTGATAGATGCGGATTCCTGCTGTATCCTGCGTAGTGACTTTATACTTGGAACTGATCGTCAGCATGCCCTGGTCAACCTCCGCCTGTTTGAGTTTGGTTTGGCTTGGTACACTGAACAAGGTACTCACGGATTCCTTCCCTGGATGGAGGGAAATGAAAACATCCGTTCCATTAATGTATTCATCCAGGTTTTGACTGCGCAATACATGATTCTTGAGGTGATTCAATTGGTCCATCTGTTGCTTCCCGAGCATGGCTTCGAAGATTTCAAAGTCCATGAACGTTTTATCTGTGGATGCATCATTCACAAAGGATGTGATCAAATACGTATCTGCAGGTAAATGTTGGATGGGTCGTACGGCTTCTTTCTTCTCTTTATTCAGATCTCCGAAATAGAACACCGAAGCAACGACCACGGCTATGAAGAGGAGAACGGAAACAATAATTGTATTTCTCATGGACGAAAAGACTTCCTTTTATTTGTTTTCAATTTCAATATAGACAAAAATGCAAAATTAGGAGTGGTTTTATGATTTATTTTATACATTTATAAACGAAAAATCATAAGCGATTATTTTAGCTTCAATTTATGAACAAACAAATTATCCTGACTGCTGCTTTTTTTGGGCTGTTAGCTGTAATTCTTGGCGCTTTCGGCGCACATGGTTTGGAAGGTAAGATTTCCGATAAACAATTGGAAACGTGGGGGACAGCAAATCAGTACCATTTCTACCACACCCTAGCCTTATTGTTCTTATCGACATTCTCTAGAGCAAAAAGCCAATCGATTAAGGTTTCCTACATCATGTTCACCCTGGGTATATTCTTGTTTTCGGGTTCACTTTACCTATTGAGCACAAGAAATCTATTGGGCATCGAAAATATTTCCATCATCGGTCCGGTAACTCCATTGGGCGGACTATGTTTTATGGTCGGGTGGATCGCACTTTTTGTTGCCGCAATGAAGAACAGGGCATAGCACGAGAGACGTGTACATAACGATGTGAAAAACGAGATATTGAGGCGACCCTAGGGTCGCTTTTTTTATGATCGTCGGCGAAGGAGCTGTTTTTATATGTGAAATAGGCGAGTCGCTTGTTATCGCACTGCCAGATGGGGTTTAAACCCGAGAAAAATGTTATTTTTGTTTATGTCTCAACTGGATCTGTCCTCAGGGAATCGTAAAACTTTATTTGTGGAGGTGGTGTTGCCTTTGGCGATTGCCAAGACGTACACCTACCGGGTTCCACAGGAATTGAATGATAAGGTGCAAATTGGTGTGCGCGTTATTGTTCAATTTGGTCGCAACAAGATCTATTCAGGTATTGTGCGCACCATTACGACGGAGGCGCCGCAGCAGTACGAAGCTAAATATATCCTGGATGTCGCAGATCAAAAGCCCATCCTGCATGAGCGACAATTGGAGCTGTGGGATTGGATCGCGGAATACTACATGTGCTATGTGGGGGATGTGATGCAGGCCGCTTTGCCGGCTGCGCTGAAAATGGCTTCCGAAACCAAAATCGTAGCTTCCGATGATCCCAATCTGGACCGTTCAGCAGTATCCGATAAAGGGTATATGATTCTGGAAGCGTTGGATATCGCTGGCGAACTATCGGTAAACGATGTGATCAAGATATTGGGACAGAAAACTGTCTTTCCACTGCTGCGTAGTTTGTTTGAACATGGCTATATCCTCATCTCTGAGGAGATTAAGGAACGTTATAAACCGAAAACAAAAGCTTACTTGCGGCTGGCTTCGGAATTTAACGATGCCGATGGTCGCCGCGAACTATTGGATAGCCTAAATCGGGCGCCAAAGCAACAGGATGCTATTATTGCTTTTCTACAGTTGCTGAAAACAAAGAATGATATCTCCCGGCAGGATGTAATGGAAGCGTCGGGGTGTGGTGCTGGAGCAATTACCGGTTTGATCGATAAAGGCGTACTGACTGTCGAAGAAAAAGTTGTCAGTCGATTCGAAGGAACGGATATTTTATTATCTCCAGACTTTACGTTCAGCGAGGCTCAACAGACTGCTTACGATAAAATAAAACTTGAATTTAAGGAAAAGGATGTCAATCTGCTGCATGGGGTAACCGCCTCAGGGAAGACGCAATTGTATATCCGACTCATTGAGGAAACACTTGCCCAAGGCAAGACGGCCCTATACCTGTTGCCTGAAATTGCGCTGACCGCACAGATTACTGAACGGTTGAAGTTGCATTTCGGTGATAAGTTAGGGGTGTACCATTCCAAGTTCAATGATAATGAACGCGCAGAAGTATGGCATAAGGTTAACAACTCCGAATTTAAGGTCGTTGTGGGCGCACGATCGTCTGTTTTCCTGCCGTTCCACAACTTGGGGCTGATCATTGTAGATGAAGAGCACGAGAATTCCTACAAACAATACGATCCGGCACCGCGCTACCATGCCCGCGATACCGCCATCTACCTGGCGCATCAACACCAAGCAAAGGTATTGTTGGGATCAGCGACACCATCGGTGGAAAGCTATTATAACGCCAAGGCAGGTAAGTATGGATTGATCGAGCTGTTGGAGCGTTATGGAGAAGCTAAGATGCCCGAGATTCAGATTATCGATATTACAGCAGCCTCCCGGAAGGAAGAGATGTTTTCCTACTTCAGTGCGGATCTGTTGCGCGAAATTGATGAGGCTGTAAAGCGTAAGGAACAGGTGATCCTCTTCCAGAATCGGCGCGGACACACCCCATTTCTCCAGTGTGGAACCTGTGGGTATGTCGCCAAATGCATCAATTGTGATGTCAGTTTAACCTTCCACAAATCGAGTAACCTGATGCATTGCCATTACTGTGGTTTCTCCGAAGAACTGGTCCAGACCTGCCCAGCTTGCGGTTTGCCCAATATGCAAAGTAAGGGCTTCGGTACCGAAAGGGTGGAAGAGGAGCTGGAACTGCAGCTCCCGAATCTACGCATTGGTCGGTTGGACCTTGACTCCACCAAAGGGAAGTATGGTTTCGACAAGGTCATCTCCGCATTTGATAATCAGGAATACGATGTGCTGATCGGTACGCAGATGATTACCAAAGGCCTTGATTTTGGGAATGTAACATTGATCGGTATTATCAACGCCGATTCCATGATCAACTTCCCTGATTTTCGAGCATATGAGCGTGCCTTTTCACTATTTTCTCAGGTTTCGGGTCGTGCCGGTCGAAGGCAGACTCCAGGAAAGGTGATCATCCAGACCAACACGCCGAACCATCGGATTTTGGAACAGGTGACCAATCACAATTACCTGGATATGTTCATGACGGAGGTCACGGAACGAAAGAACTACCAATATCCACCTTTCTATAGGCTCATCAAATTGGATGTAAAACATACGGACCAAGATCTGGTGAACCACGCTGCCAAAAACCTGGCATCGCTTTTACGCCAGCAATTGGGTGCAAGGGTCCTCGGACCAGAACCTCCACTGGTGGCCCGTGTTCGGAATAACTACATCCAGACCATTACCCTCAAGATTGAACGGCAACAGATTTCCATTGTGAAAGTGAAGGAGCTGATCAAACAGGCTCTCCTGCATTTTGAACTCGATAAGAAGAATAAAGGGGTACGCGTGCAGATAGATGTCGATCCGTATTAAGCGTTGGTTTGAAGAACCTTCTTTTTCTTTTTTGTCTTTCGTGCCTGTGCCTGCACCTTGTGGCGCCACAGGATAAACCCTGTTACGGGTAAGACAGCACAGAAAAGAGAAATGATAAAAGCCAGTATTTTCGTAGGCAGACCGCCGATATTACCGGTATGGAGGTCGTAATTCAAGGTTCCGATCCGATCGCCCAACTGAAGTGTGGCAGGCGCATTGACCCGGTCGACTTTATTCTCCGCTTTGCTGAAGTAATACCATTTGAAATCTCCCGTTTTCATTTCCTGCATCCGAATCTGGACATCAAAAGTCTCATTTTCTGGTTTGCTGCTGCGGATGGACATCATTCCCGATTGAGGGTATTTCTTTAGGAGGAAATGTAGGGCATTGTCCAGTTGTTCGCCATTTTGAAAATGCATGGGAATGGATGTAACCGGTGGCGGAGCATCCACTTTCTGTTGGCTGTCCAGGGCATTGAAAAATTGGATATATCCCGTCTTGAAAGATGGATACGTAAAGACCAGCCCCGTAATAGCAATGACCAACGCCAATAGGAAGGAGTAAAATCCCATGACATTGTGAAGGTCGTAATTCAGTCTTTTCCACTTGGCTTTCCAGTCGATCCACACACTGCGTTTCAATGCCTTGCCCCGCCAGCGTTTCGGCCACCACAGGACCATTCCGGAAATTAGGGTAACCACAAAAATGATGGTGGACACCCCGACAACCCATGTGCCGACTTTTTTGCCCAATAGGAGGTTCATGTGCAGTTGCAGGGTGATCTGGAAAAACTCAGTTTTTGAATTTTCAATGGCAACGAGTTGACCGGTATAGGGATT is a genomic window containing:
- a CDS encoding TatD family hydrolase, with the protein product MAAQIDLKNQTLTDTHTHIYYHAGTPKLAEQMQRCFDQGITRLFLPNVDIDSMEKVFETVDAYPSNCFPMLGLHPCDVKENFQEVLATIRQRIDTAKIYAIGEIGIDLYWDKSTLAWQQEAFRQQIRWAKEMGLPISIHCREAFDEVFEVLESEKDERLFGIFHCFTGNLEQAHRAINLGFMLGIGGVLTFKKAGLDAVVKEIDLKHIVLETDAPYLAPVPFRGKENESSYLYYVAEKLADIHEMAIDKIAEITTNNSKLIFKI
- a CDS encoding FKBP-type peptidyl-prolyl cis-trans isomerase, whose product is MKKSILVLTAVAGLALASCQNFKKGEGGLEYKFFEDKASEKAVGGDVLAMDIVVKTDRDSLLASTYDLGLPQIAPIVPDSLMQGGYPGDNNTILKMLGEGDSAVFKLDLDTMAARTGQPKPEFADKYIQFTIKVKKHFKKGNLTDSALFDQVNKYYMGEMEGLKKAEESKIAGFVEKNKLQPKKTASGLQYVIKEEGKGANPVVGDTVVLNYTGKLTNGKVFDTSNLDIAKKENSFHPMKQYEPLRVRIGHTPVIQGWTEGLQLLKKGSKATFIIPSALGYGERQQSNLIPPYAPLVFDVEITDIIAGPKGDTPQVTPPTGAPTQIPVN
- a CDS encoding DHH family phosphoesterase, whose protein sequence is MLQGEEFLTELAKPKKIIITTHHKPDGDALGSSLGLYHWLKKKGHDVHVVLSSDFPAFLEWMPGFETLIYYPEQPDRAQQLFDEAAIIFCLDYSALSRTNILEPVIRAAKGQKWMIDHHLDPEDFAQVSYWDSNAAATAQLVYTFIADVYNDKEGIDDVIASCLYTGIMTDTGSFRFKSTTSAVHHIIANLIDAGARNWEIHENIYNSSTENRLKFLGYCLLNCLEVIPEYHTALFALTREDLQKFNVTTGDTEGLVNYALSIKGIRLAGLFVDRTELIKLSLRSIGDIPCNEICKKHFNGGGHLNAAGGNSTEDLQTVVNRFKSVLPEYKEYLT
- a CDS encoding PQQ-binding-like beta-propeller repeat protein, with protein sequence MRNTIIVSVLLFIAVVVASVFYFGDLNKEKKEAVRPIQHLPADTYLITSFVNDASTDKTFMDFEIFEAMLGKQQMDQLNHLKNHVLRSQNLDEYINGTDVFISLHPGKESVSTLFSVPSQTKLKQAEVDQGMLTISSKYKVTTQDTAGIRIYQFLKTEKDTVERDHKLTDSIFYVSYLENIFFASFDKELLFKINDRKTPKLNEEQLTFFNEHNNRNAPFTVYLPQQNMPAFVAAFKKNRAGDFLRQFINLKGQTVWNINYKNDALMLTGESELVDTEKEYIALFANQQKSTQRLYNYFPSNSMIFIEYSFSDASTWFSDLSRWQSTQDNFKQLQGQETQLKKEKEGMLDAFRNNLAGNFAVVEQTNSDYLGFVSLKDTTVLDSTLSDFAESVGDSIYRFRYANMPYRFFGDGLKAFSRPYFILIDDLLVMANHQSTLTEYRRKWNRRDLLVGELGFKNYEQIQGNEANVTFFLNSGNAKNFLQNVLNDKYSRNFRNDEEYGYQEFYSWSLQLSGNGGNFLSRFYAIYKSKNRLGENAEWEYKLGSRLINGPYVFEYADTSQMIIAQEQDHTLHAIHPSGTKQWSTLVAGRLVGGIQQLKDRSLLAVTDRRRLYRMDTEGKNLSGFSTSLPAEPTGKPIVVDWDGQERIIIPASSRLLAYDMDGGPITGWDNVQVEGEILGLPQLLDNQIVVQTSYGRIYFFDASGNEAKQIDLEGDVNFVSPLAVLNRDNRYIFYAVDDAGQVHEIQGDGTTKVVTEGTWRSGFKVYVENIQGNSTPEMLITDGNVLQVYELADPLRPVFDYTFSQNIADEPLFFPAPGGMKQLGIAVQGNNLIYVFNSDGGVLEGFPLEAQPLFYYGKINYNTGNYLISTKRDFKLYAYRH
- a CDS encoding DUF423 domain-containing protein, with amino-acid sequence MNKQIILTAAFFGLLAVILGAFGAHGLEGKISDKQLETWGTANQYHFYHTLALLFLSTFSRAKSQSIKVSYIMFTLGIFLFSGSLYLLSTRNLLGIENISIIGPVTPLGGLCFMVGWIALFVAAMKNRA
- the priA gene encoding replication restart helicase PriA, translating into MLFLFMSQLDLSSGNRKTLFVEVVLPLAIAKTYTYRVPQELNDKVQIGVRVIVQFGRNKIYSGIVRTITTEAPQQYEAKYILDVADQKPILHERQLELWDWIAEYYMCYVGDVMQAALPAALKMASETKIVASDDPNLDRSAVSDKGYMILEALDIAGELSVNDVIKILGQKTVFPLLRSLFEHGYILISEEIKERYKPKTKAYLRLASEFNDADGRRELLDSLNRAPKQQDAIIAFLQLLKTKNDISRQDVMEASGCGAGAITGLIDKGVLTVEEKVVSRFEGTDILLSPDFTFSEAQQTAYDKIKLEFKEKDVNLLHGVTASGKTQLYIRLIEETLAQGKTALYLLPEIALTAQITERLKLHFGDKLGVYHSKFNDNERAEVWHKVNNSEFKVVVGARSSVFLPFHNLGLIIVDEEHENSYKQYDPAPRYHARDTAIYLAHQHQAKVLLGSATPSVESYYNAKAGKYGLIELLERYGEAKMPEIQIIDITAASRKEEMFSYFSADLLREIDEAVKRKEQVILFQNRRGHTPFLQCGTCGYVAKCINCDVSLTFHKSSNLMHCHYCGFSEELVQTCPACGLPNMQSKGFGTERVEEELELQLPNLRIGRLDLDSTKGKYGFDKVISAFDNQEYDVLIGTQMITKGLDFGNVTLIGIINADSMINFPDFRAYERAFSLFSQVSGRAGRRQTPGKVIIQTNTPNHRILEQVTNHNYLDMFMTEVTERKNYQYPPFYRLIKLDVKHTDQDLVNHAAKNLASLLRQQLGARVLGPEPPLVARVRNNYIQTITLKIERQQISIVKVKELIKQALLHFELDKKNKGVRVQIDVDPY
- a CDS encoding PepSY-associated TM helix domain-containing protein — its product is MIKRGILWLHKWLGLTTGIVVVILGLTGCIYTFVDELKLLCYPEKYFLEDTYTGDALPLSTLRASAEKHLQANEQVSRVDLYPAKNRSWIFRIQDVDNTAFGYWNQFKTYKRIFMNPYTGQLVAIENSKTEFFQITLQLHMNLLLGKKVGTWVVGVSTIIFVVTLISGMVLWWPKRWRGKALKRSVWIDWKAKWKRLNYDLHNVMGFYSFLLALVIAITGLVFTYPSFKTGYIQFFNALDSQQKVDAPPPVTSIPMHFQNGEQLDNALHFLLKKYPQSGMMSIRSSKPENETFDVQIRMQEMKTGDFKWYYFSKAENKVDRVNAPATLQLGDRIGTLNYDLHTGNIGGLPTKILAFIISLFCAVLPVTGFILWRHKVQAQARKTKKKKKVLQTNA